In Salinisphaera sp. T31B1, the following are encoded in one genomic region:
- a CDS encoding IclR family transcriptional regulator, with amino-acid sequence MDKTLIKGMKVLETLADFDEPASVSELAEACGLTRSNAHRVLATFQTLGYVAQDSRSRRYHMTLRVWSLGSKAVERLDFKQEARPFLDRLNEMTGETTHLSILDDIDVIYIDKLEARHAVRTFTRIGGRAPAICVATGKAALAFSRPERIDRAIAGIEKFTDSTVTDPSALRAELDAVREQTFAVNRGEWRGGAYGLAVPIFSALDEVVAAIGISAPRDRMAEDRIEALTDEIKTIGRQLSVRLGASARHGGPT; translated from the coding sequence ATGGATAAAACACTCATAAAGGGCATGAAGGTCCTGGAGACGCTCGCCGACTTCGATGAGCCTGCATCGGTGAGCGAACTGGCCGAAGCCTGCGGGCTGACGCGCAGCAACGCCCATCGCGTACTGGCCACCTTCCAGACCTTGGGCTATGTCGCCCAGGATTCGCGAAGTCGGCGCTACCACATGACCCTTCGCGTATGGTCTCTGGGGTCCAAGGCCGTGGAACGGCTGGATTTCAAGCAGGAAGCCCGCCCGTTCCTGGATCGATTGAACGAAATGACCGGCGAAACCACGCATCTGTCGATCCTGGACGATATCGACGTGATTTATATCGACAAGCTTGAAGCCCGCCATGCGGTACGCACCTTCACCCGTATCGGCGGGCGCGCGCCGGCCATCTGTGTGGCCACCGGAAAGGCCGCGCTGGCATTCAGCCGCCCCGAGCGCATCGACCGGGCGATCGCAGGGATCGAGAAATTCACCGACAGCACCGTCACCGATCCCAGCGCACTGCGCGCCGAGCTCGACGCGGTCCGCGAACAGACGTTCGCCGTGAACCGCGGCGAATGGCGCGGCGGCGCCTATGGCCTGGCCGTGCCCATTTTTTCGGCCCTGGACGAGGTCGTTGCCGCGATCGGCATCTCGGCGCCCCGTGACCGGATGGCCGAAGACCGTATCGAAGCGCTCACCGATGAGATCAAGACGATCGGCCGCCAGCTGTCGGTGCGGCTCGGCGCCAGTGCGCGCCACGGCGGCCCAACCTGA
- a CDS encoding GMC family oxidoreductase N-terminal domain-containing protein, with the protein MDNQTYDYVIVGAGTAGCVLANRLSACGRNKVLLLEAGPEDRNPWIHVPLGYGKTIYDERIARQFETDAGPQMNGRKMVWPRGVCIGGSSSINGMVVIRGQAEDYDHWADQGNADWSWDRVLPYFRKLEKNTRGESALHGGDGLLWASDMPVKDELMEAIFDGAQELGLPKNTDFNGASQLGAGYYQFFIRQARRCSAAVAYLKPARARENLTVKTEAFVTRVIFEGQIAVGVEIQHDGQTQQIRAEAEVILAAGALQSPQLLQLSGIGPSALIREHAIPGVSALEGVGQNLQDHLQIPVTYRIKKKITLNDDLNSLWRKLGLGMKYALFKSGPLSMPAATAGLFAKVLPSSDRADVQFHFSKVTAETVRYRPHKWSGATFSVCQLRPESRGELSIQSRDPRMQPKIQANYLSTATDRDCAVGGIKLARALAATEALRAYIDCEVLPGTAHRDDEALLEHAREKGATIYHPSGTCKMGTDAQAVVDPQLRVHGVERLRVVDCSIMPTLISGNTNAPTAMIAEKAADYILHRQTAVAA; encoded by the coding sequence ATGGATAATCAGACCTACGACTATGTCATCGTCGGCGCGGGTACCGCCGGCTGCGTGCTGGCCAATCGCTTAAGCGCCTGTGGCCGCAATAAGGTGCTGCTGCTCGAAGCCGGGCCGGAGGATCGCAACCCCTGGATCCACGTACCGCTGGGCTACGGCAAGACGATCTACGACGAACGCATCGCACGCCAGTTCGAGACGGACGCCGGGCCGCAGATGAACGGTCGCAAGATGGTCTGGCCCCGCGGTGTCTGTATCGGCGGCTCCAGTTCGATCAACGGCATGGTCGTGATCCGCGGTCAGGCCGAGGACTACGATCACTGGGCTGATCAGGGCAACGCCGACTGGTCCTGGGACCGGGTATTGCCGTATTTTCGCAAGCTGGAGAAGAACACCCGCGGCGAGTCGGCGTTGCATGGGGGCGACGGCCTGCTGTGGGCTTCCGACATGCCGGTCAAGGACGAACTCATGGAGGCGATATTCGACGGCGCCCAAGAACTCGGCCTGCCGAAGAACACCGATTTCAACGGCGCCAGCCAGCTGGGGGCCGGCTACTACCAATTCTTCATCCGCCAGGCGCGCCGGTGCAGCGCGGCGGTGGCCTATCTCAAGCCAGCCCGGGCGCGGGAGAATCTGACCGTCAAGACCGAGGCTTTCGTCACACGCGTGATCTTCGAAGGCCAGATTGCCGTCGGCGTGGAGATTCAACACGACGGGCAGACGCAACAGATACGCGCCGAGGCGGAAGTGATTCTGGCTGCCGGCGCGCTGCAGAGCCCGCAGCTGTTGCAGCTGTCCGGAATCGGGCCCTCGGCGCTGATACGCGAACACGCTATTCCCGGGGTATCTGCGCTCGAAGGGGTCGGACAGAATCTGCAGGATCATCTCCAGATCCCGGTGACCTACCGGATCAAGAAGAAGATCACGCTCAACGATGATCTCAACAGCCTCTGGCGCAAGCTGGGACTGGGCATGAAGTACGCGCTGTTCAAATCCGGACCGTTATCGATGCCGGCCGCGACCGCCGGCCTGTTCGCCAAGGTGTTGCCGTCGTCGGATCGTGCGGACGTGCAGTTCCATTTTTCCAAGGTGACCGCCGAAACCGTACGCTACCGGCCACACAAATGGTCGGGGGCGACGTTCTCGGTCTGCCAGCTGCGACCCGAATCGCGCGGCGAGCTGTCGATACAAAGCCGGGATCCCCGCATGCAGCCGAAAATTCAGGCGAACTATCTGAGCACGGCGACCGATCGGGATTGCGCGGTGGGTGGCATTAAGCTCGCCCGCGCGCTGGCCGCGACCGAGGCGCTACGTGCCTATATCGACTGCGAGGTGCTACCCGGCACGGCGCATCGCGATGACGAGGCCCTGCTCGAACATGCGCGTGAAAAGGGCGCGACCATCTATCATCCGTCGGGGACCTGCAAGATGGGCACCGATGCACAGGCCGTCGTGGACCCGCAGCTCAGGGTTCATGGCGTCGAGCGCCTGCGAGTGGTCGATTGTTCGATAATGCCGACGTTGATTTCCGGCAACACGAATGCGCCCACGGCCATGATTGCCGAAAAGGCCGCCGACTACATATTGCACCGGCAGACAGCGGTCGCCGCCTGA